Within Calonectris borealis chromosome Z, bCalBor7.hap1.2, whole genome shotgun sequence, the genomic segment TCCATAGATCAAATGTCTCATGGCTAAAAACATCTTTCTGATGACAAACCTAAGTTGACAATTCTGTTAATAGGATTAGGTTCATTAAGGGACTGCTTTCTCTTATAAATCTGGCCCAGATAGCATGGAGCTTTAGATTTTGCACTGAAAAGGGGGCCCTGCTTAGTCCTgaatttcatgctttcatttacAATGTGTGCTAGTGATTGATACTGGTAATATTCAGGGCTTCTATCCCATACTAAGCTACCTGAAAtgactttcatttttcaaaataattaatgcATTATCACAGGTCGGAGAGCATTTTGCTGCCATAATGTTGTACCatagaattgattttttttcagggacaTATAGCATGCAcgtaataatttcattttcttcctgatatAACATATGCTTTCATAAGGGCtgatgaaaagaaagcagacctTCAACCAAGAAGTGCTATATAGGTAGacacaaatgcagaaaagcatATCCTGCAAAATTTACTTGCAACCACCGCAGATCAGCAAAGCTAAGTACATGCTTAATATCTTCTTTGCTGGCTTAGAGCTCCTGTCGTACCTTGGAGGCAAGTCTTCTACTGTTATTACTGAAATTTGGCCCCAAAGACCTCTTGGTGTATTCCAAAGTCAAGATCCTGCTGGAGATGGGGCAGATCACCATTGCATGCTCTTGGGTGCGCTCGTCAGAGGTCAGCCACGGGTGGCTGCGGAGGCTTGGACCCCATCTCAGAACTGAAAAAAGCACTACGGATGGGAGACACTCAAAATCGCAGGGAGACACCCAGCTCCACTGACTTTTAGTTGAGAGCCGGGCACAAGTGTCCTGCCGCCTTTGGAACTAGCCCTTCTTGGGATTTAAAGCTGGGGCCTCACAGGTGTGGTGGGGCCGTGGGGCACTGCTGTCCGGTGGCTGGCTCAGCGCAGGcctccaaaaggaaaacaaagcctaATGATATTTTACTACTCAGCTGCTAATTAAAATGCTGGTGTTTAGAGATTTAGACCTACAATCCAATCAACCACTTAAAAtcttgttcttcattttttttgcataattaatCTTTCTGTAATTAAACTCGCCCTCAGgatatgttttcctctttcttgtcaCTACGCTGAGCACCCACAGCCCAGAACAAATGGCATATTGCAACTTATGAAAACAGAAGAGCACAGTGGATAATCTGCCCTCGCCCCTTCTACCCCTACATATGACACTGGTCACGCACAGAGCTAGCATATATCCGTGTTTCTCCAGGCGTATCCCTTTCCCTTCCAGATGGATATTCTGTCTGGAGAGGATCTGAAGACATGGTGCATTTCTCCAGTCTTTTTGATGCCAGGCTATAGCTGTGAGCGAGTGCCAGCAACTCCCTAGCACATCTACCGCAGGAACAGATACCAACCTCGCGCACAGGACGCGGATCCTGCACTGACACCGGGCCCCGTGGTCGCGCCGGCCTCGTGCTGTGCGCAGGCAATGCACACAGCCTTTCTGTTTCAGCGGGGACCGCGCTGCTGAGCTGAAAGAGCTCAGCACCTTTGATTCAGGATGCATTGCAGATGATCTGTGCAGTTTGTAGGAGATGCGCAGGTTTGGTAACGCCTGGAAACGCCAGACTACGCGGTGCAGAAACGCGCGTTTCTACAGAGGGACCTGCAGCCATAGCAGCAACACCTCTAGGGAGTGACAAAGAGATCAAAGTTCAAGTACAAGTAAGCGTGCGACCTCGATAACCATCTGTGAAGGACTCACGGGCTAATGACACTCTCCCTTTGAAGGAGAAGCCATAGGTGTAGCAATACACCTTCACTTTTGAAGATGACAAACTGTGCcttcagataattttaaaagtcaaatgcCCTCACAGAGAGTTTGTTGATCTGAAATGAGTTGTTACATAGAACTGTATTCGCTTCAAATTTGCTTACAAAAGCTCTGTTCAACACCGACACATTTGAAGGGCAAGTAGAAGTAGCTTAATTGAGGTTTCTCCACAGCATtttttgccttgctttcctcCCCCCCAGTACCTGTCTCAAAACGCTCTGCCATACTTTTTTAAGACAGTACTTCTCTTTCTTGGAAAATCAGTTAGCAACGTTTTGGTTGCAAAAACCATGTTTTCAAAgttagagaaaaatacatttttcatccCTGATTATGAATGAGGCCTGCCAGACTGGTTAAATACAGATGGTATAATTTTATCTTAGTCACAAGGTTGATTCACTTTCCATCCAAATTGTAATTTGCCTTCAGGGTTCAAGCAGATGATTCAGAGTGGTGCAATTTTACGAACACGGCACTAGAGGGCCCTTGGCGGCCCAGGGTTAGAAACAGCATCAAACTAACACTGTAGAAAAAATACGTGCTTTACAATTTGTGTTTACATTACATAATCGCTTTCTGAGCCTAGGTGGCtctgttaatttttaattgcttgacTGCTGGGTCCTCTCCTTCTGGCATTTCTGACGTTTCAGTGGGAAATTCTTCAAAGAGTTCAGCAGAGATGATTGCAAATGTTTTAGTGTTTAGTTGTGCTTGCCACAGAAAATGCACAAATATTCAATTCTATTGCTTGCAGGTTCTGAGATAGGTTTTAGAGTTCCTTAGTCATATTTGCCTTTGCTCCCAAGTCACGCCAGCTAATGGAATCTAAGGGGCTAGCTGGCTCAGACCAAAACTCTGTTAGGGACTGTCACGACAGAGGTGATGGCACTCCGGCACCGGAGAGCATGCCCCCGCACGGACTCAGTTAGGAGTTTAGATTCAGCACGAGACACACAGAGCACTGAGGAAACTGTACAAAAAACCCTTCACTGGCAAAGGGTAGACCTTCTTAAAATGcatcctccccagggaacccttCACACCTGGTTCCTCCCTGTCAAGCTGGAGGGATTGCACCAACCTCGGCCCAGGAACACCACCAAAAGCCCCTGACAGGAAAGGGAACAAGTGGAACCATTAAGCCCACTGCTCACAGACAGCCAAACAACATAAGCGTCCCCACAGATCTGGATGTAGGCAGAAGTGATTGAATGAACCCcctattaattcattaatttacTTGGAGGAGAATGAAAAGCGGTAACTGGGGGAGCTATCTCGAAAGGTTCAGCATTGTGGGAGAAGGTAGCAGAGATGATGTGTGTAGAGGTGGCTATGAAATCAAAGATCAGCCCTTGAAGATCGTGGGAATGTGTGATGGATTTAAATAATCTGCTGGGAAAGCCCAGTTTATTGGTGAACTCTTGAATTTGGTATCTGTGGGCGAGACTCCAGAGAGCTAGGACAGGAAACCTGATAAATGTCGTTTTCAGACCAAGGCTTGATGAATTTGAGCAATGCCATCACCCTGCTTGAACCGCCCTCAGGGTCCCTCTTGTTAGTGAACATGACAGAAGCATTTTCCATAGTGAAACTTCCGTTGATCTTTAGTCAGCCTAGGATTTCTGCTTCAATTCAAGAGTTGCATTAGGCTCTTGGTCCCAGTCTCAAAGCCCCACCTCAACCAGCATAATATATTTTGCAAATTAGGTACAAGAAAACAGGGTAGATCATCTTAATGTGAAGGAAATACTTTTCAACTGAATGCCATTGACCTAAGTTGCACTGAAACACAGACAGTCTTTAATGAGGTAAGTTTGGACAGCAAACACAAAGCCCCAGAAACCAAATAGCTACGAAATCTTGACCAACACTTCCAGTTATTTTCCCAAATTCCTTCCAGATCAAGGATAAGAAAGGATGCAAACATCTTTGGTATCTTTAATACCTTTGGCCAGGTTAAATCCTTCCCACTCAGTtcaaaaaagcaagaacaaatcATTTGCGTGAGGAGGTCTAATATTGCTAGTTAGGTTTGATAGAAACTTTACACACAAAAACCTGTTTCTGTagaaaaacatcagtgtgatatTTTAGCACATCAAAATTTTGACAACATCAAAAAGCTCCAACTATTTTAGAATAAtagttataatttcttttttttttttttttttttttacagtcactattggaaattttttttcaaagcagcgGGGTTCTTTTAAACAGACTTGTTataaacttttcattaaaaatattatgagCACCTTCCCAAAAAAATCTGAGAGAAGAAGTGGCTCTTTTTAAACCCCGCAAAAtagtacaataaaaataaatgtttgcaaagcTCTTCTCCTCATCTTCAACTACTCCATTGGTAACTTTGGGCCACGGACTGGCTTTTATAGCACAACTTATTTCACCCAACTAGAACCAGTATTCAGGTGAATGCTGAGCAGATAACAACGGCAGAAAGTTTTCAGGTAATTGATGGCCAGTGAAGGACATAGCCTACGTCAGGATAAGGGCAGCCTTCAGACGACGGCCTATCCGTGCCGCTGTGCAACCTTGCATTTTTCTGCCTCACTTCAGTATAACACATTCCTCCTGTAGAAGAAGTGCTAGAAGATGTGATAGGTATTTCAGACTCGGACAATCCCTTTTAGCTTTCACAAAGCTACAATCACAAGACTTGACAGCTCCTGGGAAGACTTTTCCCCTCAACTTTTCCTTGAGTTGGGTCCTCACAAGGTAGGTGCCTGCACGCCTCAGGTCGGCTCTTGGTTTCCTGCTGTTAGGTAATCTCTGTGACAGGAACCCTACGCAATTATGAATGAAGTACCCTGGGGCATTATTCATTTGTTAGCTGAGCATATTTTGAGTGTGTTGAACTCCCTGTTGATAGTTAATTTCATTACTGCTGCTTAATTAATATAGGCTAAAAAGTGGTATGGATAGTTCTCAACCTTGACTAGGGCCATCATCCCAGGATAGAAGGGGCTGGGAAATGCGAGCCATGTACTGCTAGAATATTCTAGTTACACTGATATAATAATCAGACTTCTATCTACCTGGGCTCACACTCACTGGGGCATATAGGCTCTTAATTTCCTTGAAATCTCTTGGAGTCCAGCACCTGAATGCCTTTGTAGTTCTGCTCCACCGAGCAGGGACCCAGGCCTTTAGTTAAACATATCTCAGTTCATGCTATTTGGAAGCTGGGTGATACGAAAAAGGCCACCAAAACACAAAGAAGTCCATATCTTCATGTGACTGATGAACCAGCAAGCCCCGAGCTCTGCTCACCACAAAAGGCAGAACAAAAAACACGGAGAGAGCACAGATCGGACAGTCGTAACGCTGTCTGCAAAGGGAAAAGCAGCTGGAGAACTCCAGATAATGGCCATTATTTCCAGGAGGGATTTGCTCAAATGATAAATTTTCAGCAAGTCACTGAAGTCATGCTTGACATAACTGTATGTGAAGGACATCTTAATGAAGCTGGAAAAATAAATCCCTTTAGAAATCTTTTACAAGCAATGAAGGAGTGACCAGGCTAAGAGCAGTTTGATAGCATGTAAACCACCACCATTCTAAGATTAGTTATTCCCGGGAGAACTCACATGACCTTTTAACAATCTACGAATAAGGAGCCTACGCAAACCCGAGTCTCCAAAGACTTTCCAGAAATAAGCTTTTTTCACTGCCTGCGTACAGCCTCAAATTCAGGGATGGATGCAACCCAGGTTTTAGCAGAGGGAAGGCGCTCATTGCTCTCACAGGCTATAGGAACACATGGCCTACTTGTCCGTGTCAGGGTGGAAGGAAGCAGCTCTTAAACTTTCCCCCTTTCCCGGCAAATCTACCAAGCCAACGACAGCATCTGGAGAACTTGTGTCATGGTGCAAATAGTGCAGAGTAACACAGCACGTTAGGCTAAAGCAAAGAAACATGAGAGAACAGAACATGGAATCAAGAAATGTTATGCGCATACATAGTAGAATAATTCAGTAAGTCCAAGAAACAAACATCCTGCTCTCTTCTCAGAAGGGTCTAAACCATGTTACACAATCTCTGGAACTAGGTAGATCTCTGGGAACTATGTATAACTCTGCTTAAGACAGCATTGATTCAAGCAAAGGCAATCCTCCAACTTGGAGTTTCTTGCTCTCCAGGAGACTTTAGTGCCTTCTGGTGCATTCATTTCATCAGTGTGGGGCTCTACAGTGCCTGGTGAACCAGGTCAAAAGTTGCAAGGCCACCAAAATCCCCGTCTGCTCACTCTCCCATCAGTAAGACTGAGATCACACTCTGATCTCTCCCGTTCCTTTGTCCCTCACCAGCAGCTTCCTGCACATCTTTCCTACATTTCTCCAGTTGAGGGCATCCAGCTGGCAACGACCAGGGACCCTATCCAGAAATCCAGGGCCCTCCACGGCCACACTAAGTTCAGATTCAAGCTCAAGTTTGTGAGCACAGAATCAAAGATCAGGTTGTTCTGCTAATTCCAGCTACACCATTGGAAGAACCAGGGTCTTGGGCGTGGAATACATCTCACCCGACTTCAGCTCTCTGCTCTAAGGTAGCAACCCGGCCTCCCTCTGCGAGAGGCACGCGCCACGGGAGGGTGACCCAACTCCACCTTAAACGCTTATTTGAAAGTTTGGAGATGAGGCTAGAAGTGCTGGTCTCTTTCCATTGATGACAGAGTCCCTAAACGACTTGCTTGAGTTAAGTACTAAATTTTTTAGCAGCTAAATTTAGACGAGATGGATTCTTTACCTTCCTCCATTTTAATTAATCAGAAAAGCACTGGAAAGTACTGatcagaaaataaacagtaaagaCTCAGAGCTGGCAGGTGAGTACTAGTAATACAAGCAAGCTCTCAAATTGCTAAGACCCACCAAATGCTTCCTTGTGGgacataaataaaaatcttcaaaaacaCTAACATCTTCACAGCAGTAGTAGTTCAGAGCAGATGCAGGATCCAAACCCGTACACAGACTACCCTGTCCCATATTACCTCTCTCCTACCCCGGGGAGAAGCTTACCAAATAATGTAACACAACTTTTCCAAGCACAGCACCCTGAGTTACTTTCTCCGCACTGGAGCTAACGGTGCAACCCACTCTGGACAAGACTGAAAAGCACAAGTGGGACGCACCCACACGCCACAACCAAGTGCTGGAAAGTCATGGACAGACACAAAGCCTTTCAATTCTGTGGCCCAGTGCAGAATCTCAAATTTTAGGGAGCCCCAAAATGCACAGCAGTAAAGGCCCTGATACTAATTTGCACAAACAAGTCTTCAGTCACTTCTtcaaaatgaatggaaaataatattcAGTACTTCACAGACCTTCCTCTACACCCTtccacagtttgttttctttaaagagtgTTTGGGAAAGGAATTtgtccaactttttttttttttaaaaaaaaaaaaaccctaaaactaaTCGTTTTCACCCTTATGATTAGTCATCCCTTCAGAGCATGCTAATAGATTTGAAAGGCTGGGCTGTcttatttctcttcttcccacCCTATCATTTTTGCCCATGTATCTGCTAGCTATTGGGAgtggttttccttcatttcccttACAGAAGTCAGTTACTGGTTTGTTGTTCCCTGTGTATCTCTTGAAGACTTTTTTTGAAAATGCCTTCGCATTTCTCATCTTCTGTGGTTCAATGACAGACTACATGCCTCAGTAAGTTTGGCAATTCCTAATTTGAAATCCTTTCGAATTCTTGGGTAAATACCCTCTGGCCCTGGTGTACTGTACACCGTTCAACAACCTCCTCCGACAACACTGAGCTGAGAAAATTCCCCTGATTCACCCCCATAAAGAGGGGGAACCTATCTAGGGACCTTCATAGTGATCCTGCAGttaaaatgaatgcaaagaaTTCACTTAACGTTTCTGCTATGGGCTAATCTTCCCTGATTCCTTTGCAGAATCCTTCTCTGGCTCTCGCTCCCTTAGTTCACTTCAATTCCAGCCTACAGTCCTAGAAGAAATACCAGGCTGCTTCTTTACAGAAGCACCACCATCTTGCGACAGGAAATAAGCTCCAGAATATTCaagtttcaaaaccttttttttttttacttttttttttaaataggcaagCTCTGTGGATGTTTAGTATAGGCTTAGTGCTAAAGCCTGTACTTTGATAAACCTTTGATAAACAAGAGTCCTGCAGTTAAATCCCTGAAAACACAGACGACGATCAGAAAATAAACGAGGGAACAAGTCTTCCCTCTTAACACTTTACATACAGTAGAGAACCATCTTTCTTTGCATCCATGTGTTTTTATGTCAGGAAAATACTATCAACCTAAAAGCTAACTACGCTTTCTGTCATGATCCAGAAGCTACTGCAGCTGGTGCCTGTTTTTAACAAACCCCCAGATTTCTCTGTTGCTTGAAGCTTAAGTTGTCCGTATTTTGGTTTTCCTGGGAATATTTGACACAGTGTGAGGAGcactaaggaaaaaagaatggaCAGTTTGCTTGCACTTCTTGGAAGAAGATGATAGTAAAAATGAGCCTTCAGAAGTTTAGCAGAACTCAAACGTACAGCTTGTAGAGGAGTTTTCAGGGACTTTTCTTATTTGCTTATAGCTTTTTTTAGAACTGTTGCATGTTGCTAAGGCGGCATACTAACTGTGAGACACAGACCAGATACTCAGCTTGCCTAGTCACCTGATCTGACGGCATAGAGAGGGACTGCAAGAATCCTTCCGTTAGATTCAACTACTAAGCAGAGAAAAAAGGGTCTAAAAGCAGTCACTAGGGAAAACCATGGCTTCAGCCTCCTCCATTTCTGCGCCGAGCTGCAGTGGGGATCCCACTTCGTTTGCCATTTTCAGAACTCTGCGTTGGTAGtcactttgttttaaaactggCCACCGACCTAGGTGAGATCACAGCCTACAGGCTTACCTTAGGGAGTCTGTACTTTTCTCTCAGATGAACTCTCAGACAGGCTCGCTCGGCTTTTTTCTGTGCAAACGCTGCATCTCTTTCCATCCTGGAAAtcagaaaaattgtttcttcacGGTACTAATAAAATACGGTCTTGTACGCTGAGCCAGTTGCCCGGCTGCAAGAAGCTCCATGCAGGAGCTATTCCCAGAGCTATGTAACTTGCCCAAGGCACAAAAGGAGTGGTACCAACAAGTTATGGGGAGGGGCAAGGCTTCCCATGCCCCGAGCTTGTTCTCAGAACAGTTCCCTTGAGTCCTGTGAAGAATGAAAGGGTAAGCCAATACGACTTGTCTGGAGCCTGCACCTGTACTAGCTGTTACTGCTCACCGTAACAATGCACAATTCCAATGAGCAGAACAGAAAAGTTACGTTTATTCCTTCCTTATTCCGCTGGGGCACTTAGAGACCCGTCCGCCCCCCAATGCTGTTCTCCAAACGTGACATTCTCGTAGCgtaaggacacacacacacaatggcAGAATGGTCTTTCTGGGTCACACCAAAAGATGACCTATCCCAGAGTACCATCGTCGTAGACAGTAGTGGACACTTAGAGAGAGAATTTAAGAAGAGGATAAGCATCCTGTATCAAAACTGCCCAGCTTCCAAAAATCAGTGGTGTAGGGTACTAGAGCTGGAAATTGGTGCTACATCATTGTCTTTAATAGCCCTGGATGGCCTCTGCCACCTATGAATTTTCCTGGTCTTTTCTGCATCCATTTATTGTTTCAGAACATCCTACGGCAATGAATTCCACAGCTTCCCCATGTGGAAAAGTACTTCTTTTATCTGTGattttataaaatgctttcattATATTTAAGAACTGTTCAGCACAAGTTTTGGTTAGATTACTtatgaattatttgcaaaatgtgtcTCCTCAAAGATTATTGGTAACATTTGATAACATTCACCTTCCGCCCccgcttttaattttttttccccagaagcatTGTCATGGAAATTCTTAGGCAAAATTGATTTTGTTCCAGTAGAGCTATTTTGTCACATAAAAGTTACttgcaaaatgaaatgttatttttcctctgcttccacAAATGAGTTTTtgggtttctctctctccctctcaaaaaaaagaaaaaaaaaggttcacaTTCGCTGGAAGCCATCTTAAACTTCTTTCAGCCAGTCATTGATAGGAAGACTGGAAAGAGATTTTTTGAGCCCTTCTGGcatattttccctctctttctcaacCTTCCTCCTCTGTTGCCCACTCCCTCTCCAGAGGAGCCGTCAGCAGCCACGGCTGGTGCTGGGACGCGCCCCGCCGGGTGGCGCGCCCGGCGCTGCTGCACATCCCTTCGGGTCCTGGGAGGctgaggggcaggagggaatTTTCTGCTCAGGGGGTTTGAGCTTTGCACTTGTCCTGGCACCGGGGGAGACCGGGCAAAACTCACTCAGCCAATCTCCCGCCGCCACCTGGGCTCTAGTGTCCAGCCTAATCTTACCCCTTTTTGTTCTGGAGGATCTAATTAGTCCCTGGAACAGGAAGCTTTGTAGGAATGGGGCACAGGTATAAGAGTAGTTGCATCACAGTCAAGAGCCGGGAACGTACACACAAACCGGTGGTCCCCTCTTGCTTAAACTCTTGCCATGCTGGAAGCATGGAGACTGCCAGCACAAGCCACCCGTTTGCTCGTGCGTATTACACATTTTCCTGAGAAACAGCAATCTGTGTGGTTGTGTGTGTTtagtcacaaaaaaaaccccaaagccaaaACCTGAGAAGAACCCAAAGCCAGGATGTCACGCACCAGAGGCCAGACTCTGCCTGATGTGACTCCAGCAAGGCACTTCTGCTTCTCTGATCTCCACTCTTGCACAGCTGAAAGCTGGGTGACATCCCTGGAAGAGATGCTCTGCCCTGACGAAGATTTCTGACACAGATTTACATAACCACGCCAGTGTGCGCTGTCCTGAGCCAATTTCTTCTCTTTGAAAGTACTTCAGATGTTCCTATTGTAGTTCCAAACTGTACTTTCAGAAGTACTCCTGCACTGATTCCTCAATACAGTTCAGCATGTAACGGACACATGCCACACTTGAAAACAtgatagaaataattatttttgcaagCATTTTCCCTATCCCAGGAATCACGTTTTGCTTCTCAGTCTCAATAAAGCATCCTCCTGGCAGCAGGtggttctttctcttttaaatatccCTTGACAAAATGCATAGCAaaacattctgtattttattcCAAACCAAATGTTACCTATTCAAGGCTTTATGATAGAAATGGCTTGCTGCTAAATACAGACCTGGATACCTCAAATTCCGTCAGTCATTAACCTTTCACCTATAATCATCTTACATGAAGGATTTACACAACCATTATGTAATTGACCATTAGAGGAACAGATGCATTTGAGATTTAAAAGTCAATTCTTTTACTTATAATTATGCATGATTTGAACTCCTACATGTTAAgtcctttattttctgctgttttgataTTTAAACACAGCAAGCGGTAAAGATTATAattacagacaaaataaaatggagattTAATCAGTTGAAAAGTTCTCCTTTATTTAGtagattttagaaaaaataactgaaaatgcaACTACAAAAAATAACTATCTTAAAACTTTTCTGTAGGTAAATGTCATCCATTTAACATAGCACTTATTACTTTTTTACATCTGCCACAATAAATGTGgacaaagaaaagattttgtattGAAAGTGTACTCCACATGGAGTTCTAGGAGAACAAATCATAGACATTTGAGAATTAACTCCTGCACTACAAACAGCTTTGCACCTATGGAAAAAATTGATAGATAAAGTAGCATCAACTAGGAATGAATCCAGCGTCTCAAGGTGTGGAGACAGCAGGAAAGTGTAGGAGAGAGTTGCAggatgggggggcgggggagggggaatgTAACATTTTATCATTTCCAGTTGCTGAACTTTTAATTTGGAAAGTCTCTTCAGCAAAGattcttctgctttgaaaaaagggaagagagctGAACGTTTGGCTTTTTCTTGGGTTATTTTTATCTGCACAAAGTTGCCAAGAATCAGCCCCATACTGATAATAAGGTAACAGGTACTCACTTCTCCTCAACCACTTGCTTTTGATATTCCTCATACTCCTCTCTGGTcattcctgcagctgctgctgggtcaGAAGGAgtgctttcttctttgccttcttcccctccacctccaagtcccaaattctttACCTGGTTGCTCAACATACTTTTCATTAGAAAGGCCATCTTCTCAAGAAAAAAGGAGCTATAAGCAAACAACTACAagaaagccaaaccaaaccaaaaatgttttcaaagccaACAATTGTAAGCAAGAGAGTTTCTACAGCCACATCAGCTCTTCAAGGGCACAATGCTAGTGAAACGTGAATGCCAAAACCAGTTTGTCAGCCATAATCTGGATTAAAGAGTGAACTCCTTAATATCTAGAGGCAGATGGTTCAGATTactcaaaaaaaatcattagatgCAGCTACCTACTTTTTATATTAATACCTTAAGCtaattgcacacacacacacacaaatcaatTATAGTGTGCAATAGCATTTTGACTTCTTCAGTCTTGAAACTGTCACTTTCACAGAGATGAAAACGTTCCCTGGAACGTAACGGATCTGCATTACAGATCTGGTTGACTAAATGGCCATAGTAGAATCGTAAAATTTGGCCTACTGAGCAGAAAACTCTTTTGGATTTATACAATCAAACGAGATTTGAAAACTGGAATTCTTCACTAAGCAAAAAACCCAATCCTTTTTATCCATTAATATTTTATCACATTGGACCGAAAGTACATT encodes:
- the LOC142075196 gene encoding complexin-4 yields the protein MAFLMKSMLSNQVKNLGLGGGGEEGKEESTPSDPAAAAGMTREEYEEYQKQVVEEKMERDAAFAQKKAERACLRVHLREKYRLPKSELDENQIHMAGDDVGLPEDLQKMVAEDQVEEEDKDSILGQLQNIQNMDMDAIKEKAQATFTEMKQAAEQKCSVM